A genomic window from Streptomyces sp. 846.5 includes:
- the metH gene encoding methionine synthase translates to MTVPQQSRADDLRAALASRVVVADGAMGTMLQAQEPTMEDFQGLEGCNEVLNVTRPDIVKGVHEAYFAVGVDCVETNTFGANFSALGEYDIPERIFELSEAGARIAREVADSFATEDRPRWVLGSMGPGTKLPTLGHLPYETVREGFRLNAAGLIAGGADALLVETSQDLLQTKAATLGAKAALREAGVDLPVIVQVTVETTGTMLLGSEIGAALTALEPLGIDLVGLNCATGPAEMSEHLRYLAKNARIGLSCMPNAGLPELTKDGAHYPLTPSQLADAHAVFTREYGLGLVGGCCGTTPEHLKAVVERVRGQQVTPRDPRPEASAASLYQAVPFRQDTSYLAIGERTNANGSKKFREAMLAADWQACVEIAREQIREGAHLLDLCVDYVGRDGVEDMKKLAGLLATASTLPIVLDSTEPPVLEAGLQMLGGRAVLNSVNFEDGDGDDSRYGRTAALAQEYGAALIALTIDEQGQARTAETKVAVAERLIEDLGRRFGIDESSILVDCLAFTLGTGQEESRRDGIETIEAIRELKRRHPAVQTTLGLSNISFGLNPAARMVLNSVFLNECVEAGLDSAIVHAAKILPMARIPEEQREVALDLVYDRRREGYDPLQRFLELFEGVSAASVRAGKAEELAALPLEERLQRRIVDGERKGLEADLDEALGVMPALEIVNSVLLEGMKTVGELFGSGQMQLPFVLQSAEVMKGAVAYLEPHMEKSDDEGKGTIVLATVKGDVHDIGKNLVDIILTNNGYTVVNLGIKQPVSTILEAAQEHRADVIGMSGLLVKSTVIMKENLQELNQRGMAADFPVILGGAALTRAYVEQDLHEIYQGEVRYARDAFEGLRLMDALIGVKRGVPGAVLPELKQRRHAKVEVDEPEESTERSDVALDNPVPVPPFWGDRIVKGISFNDYASWLDEDALFKGQWGLKAARSGGPSYEELVETEGRPRLRMWMDRLQTEGLLEAAVVYGYYPAVSQGNDLVVLGEDGEERTRFGFPRQRRGRRLCLADFFRPEASGEKDVVAFQVVTMGNRISEAANELFAGDSYRDYLELHGLSVQLAEALAEYWHARVRAELGFSGEDPAEMKEMFALKYRGARFSLGYGACPELEDRAKIAQLLRPERIGVELSEEFQLHPEQSTDAIVIHHPEAKYFNAR, encoded by the coding sequence ATGACCGTTCCCCAGCAGTCCCGCGCAGACGATCTGCGAGCAGCGCTCGCCTCCCGGGTGGTGGTGGCCGACGGTGCCATGGGCACCATGCTCCAGGCGCAGGAGCCCACCATGGAGGACTTCCAGGGGCTGGAGGGGTGCAACGAGGTCCTCAACGTGACCCGCCCCGACATCGTGAAGGGCGTGCACGAGGCCTACTTCGCGGTGGGTGTCGACTGTGTGGAGACCAACACCTTCGGGGCGAACTTCTCGGCGCTGGGGGAGTACGACATCCCCGAGCGGATCTTCGAGCTGTCCGAGGCCGGGGCGCGGATCGCGCGGGAGGTCGCCGACAGCTTCGCGACCGAGGACCGCCCCCGCTGGGTGCTGGGGTCTATGGGGCCGGGCACCAAGCTGCCGACGCTGGGGCACCTGCCGTACGAGACCGTGCGGGAGGGGTTCCGGCTGAACGCGGCGGGGCTGATCGCCGGCGGCGCCGACGCGCTGCTCGTGGAGACCAGCCAGGACCTGCTGCAGACCAAGGCGGCGACGCTGGGGGCGAAGGCCGCGCTGCGCGAGGCGGGGGTCGACCTCCCGGTGATCGTGCAGGTGACCGTGGAGACCACCGGCACCATGCTGCTGGGCTCGGAGATCGGCGCGGCGCTGACCGCGCTGGAGCCGCTCGGGATCGACCTGGTGGGCCTGAACTGCGCCACCGGTCCGGCCGAGATGAGCGAGCACCTGCGCTACCTGGCCAAGAACGCCCGGATCGGGCTGTCCTGCATGCCCAACGCCGGGCTGCCGGAGCTGACCAAGGACGGCGCGCACTACCCGCTGACGCCGTCGCAGTTGGCGGACGCCCACGCGGTGTTCACCCGGGAGTACGGCCTCGGGCTGGTCGGCGGGTGCTGCGGCACCACCCCGGAGCACCTGAAGGCCGTGGTGGAGCGGGTGCGCGGACAGCAGGTCACCCCCCGCGACCCCCGGCCGGAGGCCTCCGCCGCGTCGCTGTACCAGGCGGTGCCGTTCCGCCAGGACACCTCCTACCTGGCGATCGGCGAGCGGACCAACGCCAACGGGTCGAAGAAGTTCCGCGAGGCCATGCTGGCGGCGGACTGGCAGGCCTGCGTGGAGATCGCGCGTGAGCAGATCCGCGAGGGCGCGCACCTGCTGGACCTGTGCGTGGACTACGTAGGGCGCGACGGCGTCGAGGACATGAAGAAGCTCGCCGGGCTGCTGGCGACCGCCTCGACCCTGCCGATCGTGCTGGACTCCACCGAGCCCCCGGTGCTGGAGGCCGGGCTGCAGATGCTCGGCGGCCGGGCCGTGCTGAACTCGGTGAACTTCGAGGACGGGGACGGCGACGACTCCCGGTACGGGCGCACCGCGGCGCTGGCGCAGGAGTATGGCGCCGCGCTGATCGCGCTGACCATCGACGAGCAGGGGCAGGCCCGGACCGCGGAGACCAAGGTCGCCGTCGCGGAGCGGCTGATCGAGGACCTGGGTCGGCGGTTCGGGATCGACGAGTCGTCGATCCTGGTGGACTGTCTGGCCTTCACCCTGGGCACCGGGCAGGAGGAGTCCCGCCGGGACGGCATCGAGACCATCGAGGCCATCCGGGAGCTGAAGCGGCGTCACCCCGCCGTGCAGACCACGCTGGGCCTGTCCAACATCTCCTTCGGCCTCAACCCGGCGGCCCGGATGGTGCTCAACTCGGTCTTCCTGAACGAGTGCGTGGAGGCCGGCCTGGACTCGGCGATCGTGCACGCCGCGAAGATCCTGCCGATGGCGCGGATCCCCGAGGAGCAGCGCGAGGTCGCGCTGGACCTGGTGTACGACCGCCGCCGCGAGGGTTACGACCCGCTGCAGCGCTTCCTGGAGCTGTTCGAGGGCGTCAGCGCGGCCTCGGTGCGGGCCGGCAAGGCCGAGGAGTTGGCGGCGCTGCCGCTGGAGGAGCGGCTGCAGCGGCGGATCGTGGACGGCGAGCGCAAGGGCCTGGAAGCCGACCTGGACGAGGCGCTGGGCGTGATGCCGGCCCTGGAGATCGTCAACTCGGTGCTGCTGGAGGGCATGAAGACGGTCGGCGAGCTGTTCGGCTCGGGCCAGATGCAGCTGCCGTTCGTGCTGCAGTCCGCCGAGGTGATGAAGGGCGCGGTGGCCTACCTGGAGCCGCACATGGAGAAGTCCGACGACGAGGGCAAGGGCACCATCGTGCTGGCCACCGTCAAGGGCGACGTGCACGACATCGGCAAGAACCTGGTCGACATCATCCTGACCAACAACGGCTACACCGTGGTCAACCTGGGCATCAAGCAGCCGGTCTCGACCATCCTGGAGGCCGCCCAGGAGCACCGGGCGGATGTGATCGGGATGTCCGGGCTGCTGGTGAAGTCCACCGTGATCATGAAGGAGAACCTGCAGGAGCTGAACCAGCGGGGGATGGCGGCGGACTTCCCGGTCATCCTCGGCGGCGCGGCTCTGACCAGGGCCTATGTCGAGCAGGACCTGCACGAGATCTACCAGGGCGAGGTGCGCTACGCCCGGGACGCCTTCGAGGGCCTGCGGCTGATGGACGCCCTGATCGGGGTCAAGCGCGGGGTCCCCGGCGCGGTGCTGCCCGAGCTCAAGCAGCGCCGGCACGCCAAGGTCGAGGTGGACGAGCCGGAGGAGTCCACGGAGCGCTCCGACGTGGCCCTGGACAACCCGGTGCCGGTGCCGCCGTTCTGGGGGGACCGGATCGTCAAGGGGATCAGCTTCAACGACTACGCCTCCTGGCTGGACGAGGACGCGCTGTTCAAGGGCCAGTGGGGGCTGAAGGCCGCCCGCTCCGGAGGCCCCTCCTACGAGGAGCTGGTGGAGACCGAGGGCCGTCCGCGGCTGCGGATGTGGATGGACCGGCTGCAGACCGAGGGCCTGCTGGAGGCCGCGGTCGTCTACGGCTACTACCCGGCGGTGTCCCAGGGCAACGACCTGGTGGTGCTGGGCGAGGACGGCGAGGAGCGGACCCGGTTCGGCTTCCCGCGGCAGCGCCGCGGCCGCCGGCTGTGCCTGGCGGACTTCTTCCGGCCCGAGGCGTCGGGTGAGAAGGACGTGGTCGCGTTCCAGGTGGTGACCATGGGCAACCGGATCTCGGAGGCCGCCAACGAACTGTTCGCCGGCGACTCCTACCGGGACTATCTGGAGCTGCACGGCCTCTCGGTCCAGCTGGCCGAGGCACTGGCGGAGTACTGGCACGCCCGGGTCCGCGCCGAGCTGGGCTTCTCCGGGGAGGACCCGGCGGAGATGAAGGAGATGTTCGCGCTGAAGTACCGCGGCGCGCGTTTCTCGCTGGGCTACGGCGCCTGCCCCGAGCTGGAGGACCGGGCGAAGATCGCCCAGCTGCTCCGGCCGGAGCGGATCGGCGTCGAACTGTCGGAGGAGTTCCAGCTCCACCCCGAGCAGTCGACCGACGCCATTGTGATCCACCACCCGGAGGCGAAGTACTTCAACGCCCGATAG
- a CDS encoding PAC2 family protein, with amino-acid sequence MIELEDMPELIDPVMVAAFEGWNDAGDAASAAVAHLDEIWDGKVFAALDAEDYYDFQVNRPTVWLDEGVRRITWPTTRLSVVRVTEPKTRDIVLIRGIEPSMRWRSFCQELLAIAHELGVEMVVILGALLGDTPHTRPVPVSGVTSDAELAQSLDLEESKYEGPTGIVGVLQEACAHAGIPAVTFWAAVPHYVAQPPNPKATLALLNKVEDLLDLRIPLGELPDDSRAWQLGVDQLAAEDSEVAEYVQQLEEAKDTAELPEASGDAIAREFERYLKRRDNQPPRHPGE; translated from the coding sequence ATGATCGAGCTCGAGGACATGCCCGAGCTGATCGACCCGGTCATGGTGGCCGCGTTCGAGGGCTGGAACGATGCCGGCGACGCCGCATCGGCGGCGGTGGCGCATCTGGACGAGATCTGGGACGGGAAGGTGTTCGCCGCGCTGGACGCGGAGGACTACTACGACTTCCAGGTGAACCGCCCGACGGTGTGGCTGGACGAGGGGGTGCGCCGGATCACCTGGCCCACCACCCGGCTCTCGGTGGTCCGGGTGACCGAGCCCAAGACCCGGGACATCGTGCTGATCCGCGGGATCGAGCCGAGCATGCGCTGGCGGTCGTTCTGCCAGGAACTGCTGGCCATCGCCCATGAGCTGGGCGTGGAGATGGTGGTGATCCTGGGTGCGCTGCTCGGGGACACCCCGCACACCCGCCCGGTTCCGGTCAGCGGGGTGACCTCGGACGCCGAGCTCGCGCAGAGCCTGGACCTGGAGGAGAGCAAGTACGAGGGGCCGACCGGGATCGTCGGGGTGCTGCAGGAGGCCTGTGCGCACGCGGGCATCCCGGCGGTGACCTTCTGGGCCGCGGTGCCGCACTATGTGGCGCAGCCGCCGAACCCCAAGGCGACGCTGGCCCTTCTGAACAAGGTGGAGGACCTGCTCGACCTGCGGATTCCGCTGGGCGAGCTGCCGGACGACTCCCGGGCCTGGCAGCTGGGGGTGGACCAGCTGGCCGCGGAGGACAGCGAAGTCGCGGAATACGTGCAGCAGTTGGAGGAGGCCAAGGACACCGCCGAACTGCCGGAGGCGTCCGGCGACGCCATCGCGCGGGAGTTCGAGCGCTATCTGAAGCGACGGGACAACCAGCCGCCGCGCCACCCCGGGGAGTGA
- a CDS encoding DUF6643 family protein has product MTSPRAYDGVSYYAPSFASDTPIYDSLVAERGVPQIAPINVPAALPPSYDTGFRYEPAQPMPMSRLALGPGPSSPSYGQQQYAQPQYAAQPAPQPFAPQPFAPQRFVPQPGMPQPGVPQQRYPEQYGAQPQRPVAPVAPLRPVQYQEQYPQQRGGFQGF; this is encoded by the coding sequence ATGACCTCCCCTCGCGCCTACGACGGAGTCAGCTACTACGCTCCGTCCTTCGCTTCGGACACGCCGATCTACGACAGCCTCGTGGCTGAGCGGGGCGTACCGCAGATCGCCCCGATCAACGTCCCCGCGGCCCTGCCTCCGTCCTACGACACCGGCTTCCGCTACGAGCCCGCCCAGCCGATGCCGATGTCCCGGCTCGCCCTGGGCCCGGGGCCCAGCAGCCCCAGCTACGGCCAGCAGCAGTACGCGCAGCCGCAGTACGCCGCGCAGCCGGCCCCGCAGCCGTTCGCGCCGCAGCCCTTCGCCCCGCAGCGGTTCGTCCCGCAGCCGGGCATGCCGCAGCCCGGCGTGCCGCAGCAGCGGTACCCGGAGCAGTACGGCGCCCAGCCGCAGCGCCCGGTCGCGCCCGTCGCCCCGCTGCGGCCGGTGCAGTACCAGGAGCAGTACCCGCAGCAGCGCGGCGGTTTCCAGGGGTTCTGA
- a CDS encoding MOSC N-terminal beta barrel domain-containing protein — MRLTDLRIYPVKSCAPVPVRQVEIEPWGPAGDRRWMVVDAAGKMVSQREDPRLGQITASLPEPGVLQLESGGEVLRLSEPDGALLPVSVFGLGFELVDAGDEAAAWLHKVLGRELRLVHQDRPERRPLEVTTSLADAYPLLVTSTASLDALNGLIAQDHPDDPVKGAAVPMGRFRSNLVVRGAEAWAETGWRRIRVGEVEFEVVQQCGRCVMTTLDPETGERRGPEPLRALGRHRKFGRTLAFGMHLAPVGSGVVRVGDEVEVLAEGPVPEPEPLSPNP; from the coding sequence ATGCGTTTGACCGATCTTCGGATCTATCCGGTGAAGTCCTGTGCCCCCGTGCCGGTGCGGCAGGTCGAGATCGAGCCCTGGGGGCCGGCCGGGGACCGGCGCTGGATGGTGGTCGACGCGGCGGGCAAGATGGTCTCGCAGCGCGAGGACCCCAGGCTGGGACAGATCACCGCGTCGCTGCCGGAGCCCGGGGTGCTGCAGCTGGAGTCGGGCGGCGAGGTCCTGCGGCTGTCGGAGCCGGACGGGGCGCTGCTGCCGGTGTCCGTGTTCGGACTCGGCTTCGAACTGGTGGACGCCGGGGACGAAGCGGCCGCGTGGCTGCACAAGGTGCTGGGCCGGGAGCTGCGGCTGGTGCACCAGGACCGTCCGGAGCGCAGGCCGCTGGAGGTCACCACCAGCCTGGCGGACGCGTATCCGCTGCTGGTCACCAGTACCGCCTCGCTGGACGCGCTGAACGGGCTGATCGCGCAGGACCACCCGGACGACCCGGTCAAGGGCGCCGCGGTGCCGATGGGCCGGTTCCGCAGCAACCTGGTGGTGCGGGGCGCGGAGGCGTGGGCGGAGACCGGCTGGCGCCGGATCCGGGTCGGTGAGGTCGAGTTCGAGGTGGTCCAGCAGTGCGGGCGCTGTGTGATGACCACGCTGGACCCGGAGACCGGCGAGCGGCGCGGCCCCGAGCCGCTGCGGGCGCTGGGGAGGCACCGCAAATTCGGGCGGACACTGGCCTTCGGGATGCACCTGGCCCCGGTGGGGTCCGGGGTGGTCCGGGTGGGTGACGAGGTGGAGGTGCTCGCGGAGGGCCCGGTGCCCGAGCCCGAACCGCTGAGCCCGAACCCCTGA
- a CDS encoding right-handed parallel beta-helix repeat-containing protein, translating to MGAGVVRVTLDGASRWRRRSGEYSTMSEALAAAEAGDTVTIGPGVFRENVVVDKPLTVRAAEGPGTVRFEPPTGTALTLLAAASVQGLVLEGQDGSAPAVLVGGDAELTDCRVVTRSSVGIEVYGGSRPTVRRCTVDNPGGLGIRVADASVALFEECEVVAAGQTGVVVRAGASVRLERCRVHHAAGAGLVLTGDGSVVDAVGCEFYEINGNGVQAEDRAVGRLADCAVHRVTDNALTLDSEARLELADCRIHEVPENGADLRGRAQLLLERTTLRSFGRNGLSVWDPGTSVRAVGCEIRDSTGDYPAVWVSDGAQVSLTDCRVHDVPDALFVLDRGSAAEVVECSFTQVRNTAVSVRDGATVRLDRLRVQDANTGLWFRDHGSGGLLTGCEIADVTTGVIATRGADPVLRQCSVRGSSEAAVYVSAGGRGTFEECTATHGKGFGFHVIDGCATVLTRCRAEQNARGGFEFPEPGPIAEGCVSDDAKAPAAEPVRAVSTASAWEAAAPAVPAARSQPLVDAAARSAGPQTIAPLPECRPAEVALAELDSLIGLDTVKQEVRTLIDLISVGRRRQQAGLKAPSLRRHLVFTGSPGTGKTTVARLYGEILASLGVLQRGHLVEVARLDLVGEHVGSTALRTSEVFQRSLGGVLFIDEAYALAPEDGGRDFGREAIDTLVKLMEDHRDEVVVIVAGYTAEMERFLASNPGVASRFSRTVTFADYSAAELLEITRRQATEHEYELAEETAQALLEHYAVIPKGPSFGNGRTARQVFETMVERHAVRLAQVVELTTEQLQLLLPEDLPITGPVTAGSAGRRAP from the coding sequence ATGGGAGCAGGCGTGGTTAGGGTGACGCTGGACGGGGCTTCCCGGTGGCGGAGACGCTCCGGGGAGTACTCGACGATGTCCGAGGCCCTGGCGGCCGCCGAGGCCGGTGACACGGTGACCATAGGGCCCGGGGTGTTCCGGGAGAACGTCGTCGTCGACAAGCCGCTGACGGTGCGTGCGGCCGAGGGCCCGGGAACGGTCCGGTTCGAGCCGCCGACCGGGACCGCGCTCACCCTGCTGGCCGCCGCGTCGGTGCAGGGGCTGGTGCTGGAGGGCCAGGACGGCTCGGCCCCGGCCGTACTGGTGGGCGGCGACGCCGAACTGACGGACTGCCGGGTGGTGACCCGGTCGTCGGTGGGGATCGAGGTGTACGGGGGCTCCCGTCCCACCGTGCGGCGCTGCACCGTCGACAATCCGGGCGGCCTCGGGATCCGGGTCGCCGACGCGTCGGTGGCGCTGTTCGAGGAGTGCGAGGTGGTCGCCGCCGGCCAGACCGGCGTGGTGGTACGGGCCGGCGCGAGCGTCCGGCTGGAGCGCTGCCGGGTGCACCATGCGGCCGGGGCAGGGCTGGTGCTCACCGGTGACGGCAGCGTGGTGGACGCCGTGGGCTGCGAGTTCTACGAGATCAACGGCAACGGGGTGCAGGCCGAGGACCGGGCGGTGGGGCGGCTGGCGGACTGCGCCGTGCACCGGGTCACCGACAACGCGCTGACGCTGGACAGCGAGGCCCGGCTGGAGCTGGCCGACTGCCGGATCCACGAGGTGCCGGAGAACGGCGCCGATCTGCGCGGCCGCGCCCAGCTGCTGCTGGAGCGCACCACGCTGCGGTCGTTCGGCCGCAACGGCCTGTCGGTGTGGGATCCGGGGACCTCGGTGCGGGCCGTGGGCTGCGAGATCCGCGACTCCACCGGCGACTACCCGGCGGTCTGGGTCAGCGACGGCGCCCAGGTGTCACTGACCGACTGCCGGGTGCACGACGTCCCCGACGCCCTGTTCGTACTGGACCGGGGGTCCGCCGCGGAGGTGGTGGAGTGCTCCTTCACCCAGGTCCGCAACACCGCGGTGTCGGTACGCGACGGTGCCACGGTCCGGCTGGACCGGCTCCGGGTGCAGGACGCCAACACCGGGCTGTGGTTCCGCGACCACGGCAGCGGCGGGCTGCTGACGGGCTGTGAGATCGCGGACGTGACCACCGGGGTGATCGCCACCCGCGGCGCGGACCCGGTGCTGCGGCAGTGCTCGGTCCGCGGCAGCAGCGAGGCGGCGGTCTATGTCTCGGCCGGTGGCCGGGGCACCTTCGAGGAGTGCACCGCCACCCATGGCAAGGGCTTCGGCTTCCATGTCATCGACGGCTGCGCCACGGTGCTGACCCGCTGCCGGGCCGAGCAGAACGCCCGGGGCGGCTTCGAGTTCCCCGAACCGGGCCCGATCGCCGAGGGCTGCGTCTCCGACGACGCCAAGGCGCCCGCGGCCGAACCGGTGCGGGCCGTCTCCACCGCCTCGGCCTGGGAGGCCGCGGCGCCGGCGGTACCCGCCGCGCGCAGCCAGCCGCTGGTGGACGCGGCGGCCCGGTCGGCCGGCCCCCAGACGATCGCACCGCTGCCGGAGTGCCGCCCGGCGGAGGTGGCCCTCGCCGAACTGGACTCGCTGATCGGGCTGGACACCGTCAAGCAGGAGGTCCGCACCCTGATCGACCTGATCTCGGTGGGCCGGCGCCGGCAGCAGGCCGGGCTGAAGGCTCCGTCGCTGCGGCGGCACCTGGTGTTCACCGGCTCCCCCGGCACCGGCAAGACCACGGTGGCCCGGCTCTACGGGGAGATTCTGGCCTCGCTGGGCGTGCTGCAGCGCGGCCATCTGGTCGAGGTCGCCCGGCTGGACCTGGTCGGCGAGCATGTCGGCTCGACCGCGCTGCGCACCTCGGAGGTGTTCCAGCGGTCGCTGGGCGGGGTGCTGTTCATCGACGAGGCGTACGCGCTGGCGCCCGAGGACGGCGGCCGGGACTTCGGCCGGGAGGCCATCGACACCCTGGTCAAGCTGATGGAGGACCACCGCGACGAGGTGGTGGTGATCGTGGCCGGCTACACGGCCGAGATGGAGCGCTTCCTGGCCTCCAACCCCGGCGTGGCGTCCCGGTTCTCACGGACCGTCACCTTCGCCGACTACTCGGCGGCGGAGCTGCTGGAGATCACCCGGCGGCAGGCCACCGAGCACGAGTACGAGCTGGCCGAGGAGACCGCGCAGGCGCTGCTGGAGCACTACGCGGTCATCCCCAAGGGCCCCTCCTTCGGCAACGGGCGCACCGCCCGCCAGGTGTTCGAGACCATGGTCGAGCGGCACGCGGTGCGGCTGGCCCAGGTCGTGGAACTGACGACGGAGCAGCTTCAGCTGCTGCTGCCGGAGGACCTGCCGATCACCGGGCCGGTCACAGCTGGGTCAGCAGGTCGTCGCGCTCCTTGA